The Lachnospiraceae bacterium KM106-2 nucleotide sequence GCGGCTTTTACCAAAAAGGCAATACCAGATCATATTCCTGAAGTAAAATTGAATCAGCAGCTAGTTACGATTGGAGATGCAGCAGCTTATTTTGTAGCCCAAGGCACTTTGACAAGTAAAAGCGAGTGGAATCGTTTGGTGAACCAAGGCGGCATTCGGTTAAATGGAGAAAAGATCGTAAGAGAACAGCTTATGAATTGCTTACAAATTGGCGATGTCATAAAAATCGGAAAGAAAAAGTTCTATAAATTTATATAGTATCGAATATTAGCATATTATGTCCTCCTTTCTTTTGAATATTAAGCAAAAAATTTAGAAAAACATGGATTTATTTGTTATAATAGTACTTGATAGAAAAGAAAGGGGATATACATAATATGAAAGAGGCACTGATGTTAGCACCAGGGGAAATTGTAATTCAGGATGAGGAAATTCCCGAGATTACGAAGCTGGAAGTGCTGGTTAGAGTAATCCAATTTGCTATATGCGGAACAGATAAACAAATCTTTACTGGGGAGAAAAGAAATGTAAATTATCCGCATGTACCTTGTCACGAAGCAATCGGAATTGTGGAAAAGGTAGGTAGTTGCGTTGAAGATGTTAAATTAGGCGATAAAGTGTTGTTAAATCCTCAAGTCACTTGTTATCATTGCAAGTATTGTCTCGCAGGATATAACAACCGTTGTAAAAATATAAAGATACATGGGATATGTATTCCTGGATTTGCAAGGGAATATGTTGCAATCGATCATCATCAAGTGATCAAGATACCAGCAGTATTATCCAATGATCATGCTGTTATGATCGAGCCAATTGCAGTTGCGAATGAAATGATCAAGCAGGCGGGTATCTTAGAAGAAAAAGATCTTTTAATATTAGGTGGTGGTACGATAGGGAATATCACTGCACAGCTTGCAAAACTATTCGGAGCAAGAAATGTAGTCATTAGTGAGCCGAATAAACTAAGACGAGAGATTGCAGAGGAGTGCGGTCTTGTAGCTATTAATCCAAAGACGAAAGATTTTGAAAAACAGATGACAGAAGTATTCCACAATGTTGAGCCGGAGATGATCATTGATTGTGCCGGATATGAGGGGGCTCTGATGGATGCGATCAATTATATAATGATTGGTGGCAAGATATTAGTGATTGGAGAACATACGATAGATGAGAAAGTGGATGTCGAACGAATACAAAAGAAATTTCTATCTATTATTGGATGTAGAACTTATCAGAACCAGGATTTGATACAAGTAATAGATTTACTTTTAAAAGGGTATCTAAGAATAAAGCCTTTGATCACAGATCATGTTCCGTTCTCCTATATTGATCGTGCATTTAAGGACGTGATCAAAGCGTATTCAAAACAGTTAAAGGTTATTATCACAATGTAGATAGATGAACAGAAAGCAGGAGGATAAATGAAAAAAGCACAGATTGGAAATTTGATATTAGTACTTGCAGCCTTTATCTGGGGGCTTGCATTTGTTGCACAAAGTGTTGGAATGAGATATGTTGG carries:
- a CDS encoding alcohol dehydrogenase, which translates into the protein MKEALMLAPGEIVIQDEEIPEITKLEVLVRVIQFAICGTDKQIFTGEKRNVNYPHVPCHEAIGIVEKVGSCVEDVKLGDKVLLNPQVTCYHCKYCLAGYNNRCKNIKIHGICIPGFAREYVAIDHHQVIKIPAVLSNDHAVMIEPIAVANEMIKQAGILEEKDLLILGGGTIGNITAQLAKLFGARNVVISEPNKLRREIAEECGLVAINPKTKDFEKQMTEVFHNVEPEMIIDCAGYEGALMDAINYIMIGGKILVIGEHTIDEKVDVERIQKKFLSIIGCRTYQNQDLIQVIDLLLKGYLRIKPLITDHVPFSYIDRAFKDVIKAYSKQLKVIITM